CATGAAAAACAATCCCTTGACCGTTATTCGTCAAAGACCGGCTGCAAGCTGGCCAGCGTGCTGGAGGGGGATCAGGAATGAACATCAAGGAAAGACTTAAAATTCCGCCAACCATGATGCCCGAGCAGGATCCCGCCGAGCGGATCACCAATGTGGAAGAGGTTCCCCTTGGTTATACCCCGGAGATGGCAATGCTGGAAGCGAAGAGGTGTGTTCAATGCAAAACTCCGTTCTGTGTGGAAGGATGTCCTGTCGGAATTGATATTCCGGGCTTTATCAAATTGATAGAGGACGGAGATTTTCGTGGGGCGATAAACAAGATGAAGGAGAAGAACCTCCTCCCCGCCATCTGCGGCAGGGTATGCCCTCAGGAGGAACAGTGTCAGCTGGTCTGCACAATAGGAAAGGCACAGAAAGATCCCTGCAAAGCCGTGATGATCGGGAAACTCGAACGGTTCGTAGCGGACTGGGAACGGGAACAGGGAGAGTACGATCTTCCGCCCGAAGTCAAACCTTCAGGCAGAAAAGTTGCTGTTATCGGTGCAGGGCCTGCTGGTTTGACGGTTGCCGGCGATCTGATCAGGTTCGGACATTCCGTGACAGTGTTTGAAGCGCTTCACAAGGCTGGAGGAGTGCTGGTTTACGGTATTCCCGAATTCAGGCTCCCCAAAGCAATTGTCCAGGGGGAAGTTGATTATCTCGAGAAACTAGGAGTCAATTTCCGATACAATTTCGTTGTGGGCAAGACAGCTCCGGTGAGTCAGCTTATCGAAGATTATGACGCAGTATTTATCGGGACCGGAGCAGGGCTTCCGCGATTCATGAGGGTCGATGGAGAAAACCTCCTGGGTGTTCTATCCGCTAATGAGTATCTGACAAGGGCCAACCTGATGAAAGCTTACAGTTTTCCGGAAACCGATACGCCTATAGTAACAGGGAAGAAAGTAATCACTGTCGGCGGCGGAAACGTTGCTATGGACTGCGCCAGAACTGCACTGAGAATGGGCGCTGCCAGATCGCTTATCGTTTACCGCAGAGCAGAGGAACAGATGCCGGCAAGACTCGAAGAGATTCATCATGCCAGGGAAGAAGGAGTTGAATTCCACCTTCTGCAGAACCCCGTCAGTCTTATCGGGAATGAGGCCGGATGGATATCTGGAGCCAGACTTATTAAAATGGAACTGGGAAAACCTGACTCTTCCGGGAGAAGAAGACCTGTTCCCATTGAAGGGTCAGAGTTCATCGAAGAGACCGACGCGCTGATTGTCGCGATAGGTAACAGTCCAAACCCTCTAGTACCGGCTTCATTCCCGGAGCTGGAGGTCACAAGATGGGGCGGAGTTGTTGTCAACGAGTTAACAGGTCAAACCTCTGTTCCAGGCGTTTTTGCCGGAGGTGATATTGTACTCGGGGCTGCGACGGTTATTCTCGCGATGGGACACGGCCGGCGTGCAGCAAAGGCGATGAATCTGTATCTGAATTCCGGTCGCTGGGTCGATCTGGACAAAGCAATGGACCTGTCCAGAGCTGAAGTGCGATAACCTGTGATGTTCTTGACTTTACTGAATGTGGAACGTAGCGTTCCCCCATTCATTCAAATATGCCCTAAAGAAGGAGGAATCCATTGAAAGGCCGCGTACTTATTATTGACGATGAAGCTGAGATTCGACGCAATCTTACAGTAGGTCTTACTCAGGAAGATTACACTGCCGTTGCCTGTCCTGATGGTATTTCCGCGATTCATGAACTGAATCAGTCTCGAGAAAAGGGTGTAGCATACGATTATCTTATTACTGACATATTCATGCCGGATATCGATGGTCTGAAGATACTCAAGGTGATAAAAAATCAGTATCCCGACCTTCCCGTTCTCGTAATTACGGGCTTCGGGGATGAGAGACTGATGATGACCGCGCTTTCAGAACAGAACACCGGTTATCTGGACAAGCCATTTGAAATATCGGATCTTGTAGAAGCTCTTGAGGAATTGTCTCCTGGGAAAACAGGAACCGAAACAGAAGAAGCTTCAGTTGATGACGGTATGCGGGAATCGGTAAGCGCCTACCTGACCGTGAAGATAACGGAACCTGACAGAAGCATGGAGATATTTGATATCCTTTACAGGATGGATGGTATCCAGTCATGCGATGCTGTGAGAGGTGATTTCGACATAATACTTCTCGTTCAGGCTTCTTCGACTGATGAAATCCAGGAGATATTCAGCAGAGTCAAAGAACTGGACGGCATTGAAGTGCTGTCCATGTCTCAAATTGAGCGTCCAAAGCTCGACAGAGATGTAGACTCCTTTATCGATACATACCAGAAGGCCGTCAAAAGGGACGTTCAGGCAGAAGCCAGAAGACAGCCGGGAACGATGAGTTATATCATCGTTGACATAGATCCGGATGCGATTCAGCAGATATTTACAACGGTTTTCTTCATCGATGAAGTTGTCTTCTGTGATGTTATCGAAGATGGTGCTAAGCTTGTCGGTATGATTACCGGTCATGGAGCCATGGGGAAAACTCCCCGGATCATTGAGAAACTGAGTCAGATTGATGGTGTTCTTAGAGTTCGTGAAGCCAAAGTAATAAATCTTATTGATGACTGATGGCCGCTCAATCTTTTCAGGGTTGTCATCAGGATAATGAAATTAAACCGGTTTATGATCTGAATCTGTTGTAGCGGACCGAAAACGGAATTCGGGTCAATGAGAGGAAGTGGTGATCACGGCTACAATGAGGGAGAATTTCAGTTACAGGCTATGGAGATATGACGGAGCACCCGGTGAGCTTATCCCTCTTCTGCAGTCTGCCCAGGAACACTTCGGTTACATACCCATCCGCGCGATCAACTACATTTCCGGAGTAACCGGAATACCTGAGTCGGATATCTATGGAGTTATTACTTTTTACAGTCAGTTCAGACTTCGCCCCATGGGTAAGTACATTATTCGTGCGTGCGCCGGAACTGCCTGTCATGTATCCGGGGCTAAAATGATTATAGAGACTATCGAGGATGAACTCGGGATCGAAGTCGGTGATACATCGGAGGACGGGATGTACACTCTGAATACGGTAGCCTGCATCGGCTGCTGTTCTCTTGCGCCTGTTATAATGATTAATGACGAGACTTACGGTCGGCTTACACCTGCATCGCTGCGGAAACTTCTTCGTGAACATATCCGTAAGACCGGCGCAAAAGCCGATTCTGTCGTAGGAGCATCCTGCGGCGGTTAAATGTTTCGATTTATGAAATCCATTTGTGAAAAACGTCTGGAGCGCTGAAATGAAGACAATTGTAGTAGGTATGGGAACATGCGGTCTTTCCGCCGGGGCCAGGGTTGTGTTCGAAAAGCTGGAGGAGCTTGCAAGCGCGAATGCAGATATCTGCCGGCTGACAATATCCGGATGCATCGGCATGTGCTATCGGGAGCCTCTGGTGGAAATCAGGGATGGCGTCCGCAGAGTCTTCTACGGAGGAGTCACCACAGAATCCGCTGAAAAGATCTTTGAGAGCAATGTGCTGAATGATAATAGAATTGAAGACAACAACCTGGTCTACGTTATCGAACGGGACGGATCGACTTCCGGTTCCGAAGCCGGTTTTCTTGACCTTCAGGAGAGAATAGTCCTCCGCAATTGCGGTACGATCAATCCTGAGTCCATTTCAGATTACATGGAATCAGGCGGCTACGAAAGCCTGAAAGAGATTCTTTTCAAGTGGTCTCCTGAGCAGATAATTCAGGAAGTGAAGAATTCTGGACTTCGTGGAAGAGGAGGAGCCGGATTTCCTACAGGTCTGAAATGGTCCTTTGCCGCCTCAAACGAAGCTGACAGAAAATATGTTGTATGCAATGCCGATGAGGGTGACCCCGGCGCGTTTATGGATCGTTCTGTTCTGGAGGGAGATCCTCACTCCGTTCTGGAAGGCATGATCATCTGTGCCAGAGCGATCGGTGCGGACTTCGGTTATATCTACTGCAGAGCGGAATATCCCCTGGCTATTCACCGGCTTGAAATAGCACTGTCAGAAGCCAGAGAGAAGGGCTATCTCGGCAAAGATATACTGGGTTCCGGCTTCAATTTTGACATTAAAATCAAGCAGGGCGCGGGAGCGTTCGTCTGCGGAGAAGAGACAGCGCTTTTTGCCTCGATCGAAGGCGAACGCGGAATGCCCCGTATTCGCCCCCCTTTCCCAGCGGAAAAAGGTCTCTGGCAGAAGCCCACCAATAACAATAATGTGGAAACCTACGCCAATATTCCATGGATAATAGCGAACGGCGCTGACGCATACGCTGCTTTCGGAACAGAGAAAAGTCCCGGCACCAAGGTTTTTGCCCTTGCGGGGAAAGTCGTTCACGGAGGTCTTGCCGAGGTTTCAATGGGAACCACAATAGATGACCTCGTCTTCAGGATCGGCGGAGGCATCAAGGAAGGCAGGGAGTTCAAGGCAGTACAGATGGGCGGTCCATCCGGCGGCTGTATTCCAGCCAGTCTGAAGAATACTCCCGTGGATTTCGAATCAATACCTGCCACCGGAGCCATCATGGGCTCAGGCGGAATGGTTGTAATGGACGATACGACCTGCATGGTCGAGATTGCAAGGTTCTTTCTGGATTTCACACAGAACGAATCCTGCGGTAAATGTACTTTCTGCAGGATCGGCACGCTCAGGATGCTTGAAATTCTTGAGAGACTGACCCGTGGTGAGGGACTTCCTGAAGACATAGAAAAACTTGAGCAGCTTTCAATTCAGATAAAGGAAGCAAGTCTCTGCGGGCTCGGGCAGACAGCTCCCAATCCTGTACAGACAACGATACGATATTACCTGGATGAATATCTGGCACATATCAACGATAAACGGTGTCCGGCAGGAAGCTGCCTAGCTCTGGTCGAATTCAGTATCGATGCTGATAAGTGTGTCGGATGTACGATCTGCGCGAAGAATTGTCCGGTTGACGCAATCTCCGGAAAAGTCAAAGAACTACACGTTATTGATCAGGAAATCTGCGTGAAATGCGGCAAGTGCATTACAAGCTGCAATTTCAACGCAGTAATTACAAGGTAGGAGCGGCCAATGGAAAAAATCAGACTGAAGATCAACGGTCAGGAAATAGAGGCCACTCCAGGGAAAACAATTCTCGAAGTGGTTCAGGAGCAGGAACTCGATGACATACCCACTCTCTGTCACTCACCTGAACTCGAACCTTACGGTTCCTGTTTTGTATGCGTGGTCGAGGTAAAGGGAAGGGCGAATCTTGTTCCTTCATGCGCGACTCGAATAGCTCCGGACATGGAAATACTTACTCGAAGCGATAGAGTTCTGGCATCCAGAAAAACGGCGCTCGAATTGCTGCTGTCCAACCATTATGCTGATTGCGTCTCCCCCTGTATGGAGGGATGCCCCGCCGGAGTTGACGCCCAGGGATATATTGCCCTTTCGGCGATGGGACAGTACAGGAAAGCTGTCGACCTCATTCGCGAAAAGAATCCCTTTCCAGCTGCCTGCGGAAGAGTATGCGTCCGCAAGTGCGAGGACGTCTGCAGAAGAATGGATGTGGATGCGTCCGTTGCGATAAACAACATCAAGAGATTTGTCACTGATTCCCCCGAGGCTTACGCCACGAAACCGGTATGCGCCCCCTCTACAGGTAAAACAGCAGGGATCATCGGCGCTGGACCGGCGGGTCTTACCGCCGCCTGGTTCCTTGGAAAAAACGGGATCAAATGTGAAGTTTACGAAGCCATGGATCGTACTGGAGGAATGCTGCGATACGGTATTCCCGAGTACAGACTTCCGGATGATGTTCTCGACAGAGAAGTGGAGTACATCTGCAGAACAGGTACCACGATTCACTGCGGGGTTCGGGTGGGGAAGGACATCACGCTGGATGAGATCAGGGAAAAGCATAACGCTGTTTTCATCGGAGCAGGCGCATGGACAGGCAAGGCAATGCGGGTTGAGGGTGAGTTTGATACCGAAGGCGTCGTAACCGGCGCTGACTTCCTGGTTGAAAAGGCAGATGATCCTCAGCCGCTGAAGGGTACTGTGGTTGTGGTCGGTGGTGGAAATACCGCCATGGACGCGGCAAGAACTGCCTGGAGACTGAATGCGGACAAGGTCATCGTTCTTTACAGAAGAACCAAAGCGGAGATGCCGGCTGACGCCATGGAAATTGAAGATTGTCTTGAAGAGGGCATTGAGATCATGGAGCTGGCCGCACCAATCGGTATCGTGAGGAAGGATGACAGACTCAGCGCTCTGCGCTGCCAGCGCATGAAGCTTGGTGAGCCGGATGATTCCGGAAGACGAAGACCTGTTCCACTGGAAGGTTCGGAATTTGACCTTCCCTGTGACCTGGCTATTTCAGCCATCGGGCAGAATACAGTTCTTGATGGACTTGTAGAAACCAGAGATGGCGATGTGGACCTGACAAGATGGAATACATACATTGCGGATCTCAGTACAATGGCTACGAACATTGAAGGAGTATTTGCAGGTGGTGATGCTGCGGATGATGGTCCTACCGTTGTTATCGATGCTATCAGAGACGGTCAGAGAGCCGCCAGGGCAATAACAGCCTGGCTTGACGGCGTTCAGCCGAAACCTTACCCGTTCGTGGTTGCAAAGGAATTCTGGTCAAAGCCGGGGAAAGCTGAACTCGGCGATGTAAAGGAATCACCCAGACATGAAGTCCACCAGATAGATGTTGAAGACCGCAGAAACAATTTTACAGAGGTATCGAATGGTTTTGAGCCTGAGGATAACGAACATGAATGCGATAGGTGCCTTTCCTGTGGCTGCGTAAGATTCGATGATTGCGATCTCCGGCTCTATGCTGAGGAATATGGCGTTGATATGGAGTACTTCAAAGGCCATGTAAGAAAACACAAGGTTGATGACAGGCACCCTTACATATCCTACGATCCCAACAAATGTGTACTCTGCGCGAGATGTATCCGAACCTGCCGCCATCGGACTTGTGGGAAGAGGATTCAAAACCGAAATGCGCCCCGCTATGAACAATCCTCTTGTTGAAACAAGCTGCGTGAGCTGCGGAAACTGCGTTGATGCCTGTCCGACCGGAGCGCTTACGGTGAAATATCCATTTCCGGGAAGAGCATGTCTTGAGACTACGGATATACCCACACATTGTGGTTTCTGTTCTATAGGGTGCGAGATTTCTGTAAGGAAGTTCGGAGATGGAAGGTATTTTGTGGCTTCCAACGGAGTCCCCGGAGATTATCTCTGCAGGTATGGAAGGTTCGGCCATGAGCTTTTCATTAAGCAGGACAGACTGGTGCAGCCGGTCGTGAGAAGCGGCAACTCCTATAGTACTGTTGGCTATGATGCTGCCTATGGCAGAATAGTAGAATCCCTGAAGGCTGCAGCTGAAAAATACGGACCTGCGAGTGTTGCCGTATTTGTATCACCGGAACTGACAAACGAGGAATTGTACATTGCCGGCAGGATTGCCAGATCCGGGATTGGCACAAATAACATCGGCTCTCTTGCCAATATTTCGGGCGGTGGGCGTTCAGGTGTTCTCGATAAAGCTCTGGGCTTCACAGCATCTACTGCTGACAGAAAATGCCTCGGGG
This sequence is a window from Candidatus Aegiribacteria sp.. Protein-coding genes within it:
- the gltA gene encoding NADPH-dependent glutamate synthase, translating into MNIKERLKIPPTMMPEQDPAERITNVEEVPLGYTPEMAMLEAKRCVQCKTPFCVEGCPVGIDIPGFIKLIEDGDFRGAINKMKEKNLLPAICGRVCPQEEQCQLVCTIGKAQKDPCKAVMIGKLERFVADWEREQGEYDLPPEVKPSGRKVAVIGAGPAGLTVAGDLIRFGHSVTVFEALHKAGGVLVYGIPEFRLPKAIVQGEVDYLEKLGVNFRYNFVVGKTAPVSQLIEDYDAVFIGTGAGLPRFMRVDGENLLGVLSANEYLTRANLMKAYSFPETDTPIVTGKKVITVGGGNVAMDCARTALRMGAARSLIVYRRAEEQMPARLEEIHHAREEGVEFHLLQNPVSLIGNEAGWISGARLIKMELGKPDSSGRRRPVPIEGSEFIEETDALIVAIGNSPNPLVPASFPELEVTRWGGVVVNELTGQTSVPGVFAGGDIVLGAATVILAMGHGRRAAKAMNLYLNSGRWVDLDKAMDLSRAEVR
- a CDS encoding response regulator, which codes for MKGRVLIIDDEAEIRRNLTVGLTQEDYTAVACPDGISAIHELNQSREKGVAYDYLITDIFMPDIDGLKILKVIKNQYPDLPVLVITGFGDERLMMTALSEQNTGYLDKPFEISDLVEALEELSPGKTGTETEEASVDDGMRESVSAYLTVKITEPDRSMEIFDILYRMDGIQSCDAVRGDFDIILLVQASSTDEIQEIFSRVKELDGIEVLSMSQIERPKLDRDVDSFIDTYQKAVKRDVQAEARRQPGTMSYIIVDIDPDAIQQIFTTVFFIDEVVFCDVIEDGAKLVGMITGHGAMGKTPRIIEKLSQIDGVLRVREAKVINLIDD
- the nuoE gene encoding NADH-quinone oxidoreductase subunit NuoE encodes the protein MRENFSYRLWRYDGAPGELIPLLQSAQEHFGYIPIRAINYISGVTGIPESDIYGVITFYSQFRLRPMGKYIIRACAGTACHVSGAKMIIETIEDELGIEVGDTSEDGMYTLNTVACIGCCSLAPVIMINDETYGRLTPASLRKLLREHIRKTGAKADSVVGASCGG
- a CDS encoding NADH-quinone oxidoreductase subunit NuoF, which gives rise to MKTIVVGMGTCGLSAGARVVFEKLEELASANADICRLTISGCIGMCYREPLVEIRDGVRRVFYGGVTTESAEKIFESNVLNDNRIEDNNLVYVIERDGSTSGSEAGFLDLQERIVLRNCGTINPESISDYMESGGYESLKEILFKWSPEQIIQEVKNSGLRGRGGAGFPTGLKWSFAASNEADRKYVVCNADEGDPGAFMDRSVLEGDPHSVLEGMIICARAIGADFGYIYCRAEYPLAIHRLEIALSEAREKGYLGKDILGSGFNFDIKIKQGAGAFVCGEETALFASIEGERGMPRIRPPFPAEKGLWQKPTNNNNVETYANIPWIIANGADAYAAFGTEKSPGTKVFALAGKVVHGGLAEVSMGTTIDDLVFRIGGGIKEGREFKAVQMGGPSGGCIPASLKNTPVDFESIPATGAIMGSGGMVVMDDTTCMVEIARFFLDFTQNESCGKCTFCRIGTLRMLEILERLTRGEGLPEDIEKLEQLSIQIKEASLCGLGQTAPNPVQTTIRYYLDEYLAHINDKRCPAGSCLALVEFSIDADKCVGCTICAKNCPVDAISGKVKELHVIDQEICVKCGKCITSCNFNAVITR
- a CDS encoding FAD-dependent oxidoreductase, whose protein sequence is MEKIRLKINGQEIEATPGKTILEVVQEQELDDIPTLCHSPELEPYGSCFVCVVEVKGRANLVPSCATRIAPDMEILTRSDRVLASRKTALELLLSNHYADCVSPCMEGCPAGVDAQGYIALSAMGQYRKAVDLIREKNPFPAACGRVCVRKCEDVCRRMDVDASVAINNIKRFVTDSPEAYATKPVCAPSTGKTAGIIGAGPAGLTAAWFLGKNGIKCEVYEAMDRTGGMLRYGIPEYRLPDDVLDREVEYICRTGTTIHCGVRVGKDITLDEIREKHNAVFIGAGAWTGKAMRVEGEFDTEGVVTGADFLVEKADDPQPLKGTVVVVGGGNTAMDAARTAWRLNADKVIVLYRRTKAEMPADAMEIEDCLEEGIEIMELAAPIGIVRKDDRLSALRCQRMKLGEPDDSGRRRPVPLEGSEFDLPCDLAISAIGQNTVLDGLVETRDGDVDLTRWNTYIADLSTMATNIEGVFAGGDAADDGPTVVIDAIRDGQRAARAITAWLDGVQPKPYPFVVAKEFWSKPGKAELGDVKESPRHEVHQIDVEDRRNNFTEVSNGFEPEDNEHECDRCLSCGCVRFDDCDLRLYAEEYGVDMEYFKGHVRKHKVDDRHPYISYDPNKCVLCARCIRTCRHRTCGKRIQNRNAPRYEQSSC